AACATATGTAAAGGTTTAGGCccatagagcttccctggtggctcagacggtaaagcgtctgcctacaatgtgggagacccgggttcaatccctgggttgcgaagttctcttggaggaggaaatggcaacccactccagtattcttgcctggaaaatcccatggatggaggaacctggtaggctacagtctgtggggtcacaaagagttggacatgactgagtgacttcacaggCCCATATACGGGCTTCTCTgctaactcagacagtaaagaatctgcctgcaatgaaggacacccaggttcaacccctgggccgggaacatcccctggagaagggaacggctatccattccagtattcttgcctggagaactcccatggacagaggagcctggcagggtcgcaaagagtcagacacgaatgagtgactaacactttcagggaCATACATGAGACCTGAGTCAGCCTGTGTTACTGTCGACAGTACCTCAAGGTCTGAGGGGGGCCCTGGGGAGGTAAAGCAGAAGAGAACCTGGTCCCGGGGGGCTCCTAGGACCACAAGGGCAGTGATACCACCACTGATAACAATAGCTACTGCCcccccctcatagctcagttggtcaagaatccgcctgcaatgcaggagaccctggttcgattcctgggtcgggaagatccactgaagaagggataggctacccactccagtattcttggacttcccttgtggttcagctggtaaagaatctgcccacaatgcgggagacctaggtttgattcctgggttgggacgatgccctggagaagggaaaggctacccactccagtcttctggcctggagaattccatgcactacatagtccagggggtcgcaaagagtcggacacaactgagcaacgttcacttcacttcacttcttccacATTTACACATGCAGGCACCTCTCTGCAAGCATTAGCTCACTCATCCACCATGAGGTGGGCAGGACTGTCACCCCCATCTCAcaggtgtggaaactgaggcacagaggggagAAGTGCTCAGAGTTCTTGGCAGGCTGTCGGGAGGTGAGTCTGCTTTTGAATCCAGCTAGTCTGAGGCCAGAGGCTGAGCTCTCTACTCAGAGGTTTGCCGAGTTCCGCAAAAAGAGAGGTGATGCCAGACTGACACTCTATCGGAATCTCGATGGGGAGGGGAGGCCCGGAGGCTGGAGCAAGTGGAGGCAGCAACAGCGGCGCCTCTGGACCAGGACAGTGAGGAGAAAGCGGGATGCGGGAAGAACCACAGGCCAATGGGGCAGGGCCCGGGGCTGGAAGAGGGTGCGGCCCGGCTGACACTCAGGCCTCGAGGACCGTCTTAGTCCCATCAGGAGCCTGGGGCATCAGCCCGGTCTCTGCTCTCTGCCCCCTGCAGTCCCACTGGGCTGGCACAGAACGTGCATATGGGTTCGGAACATTGCAGAGGACGGTGGGAAGCTGACCAGTCTCCTGGGTGCAAATCCCACTGCAGCCAGCAGGGTGCGCCCTCCCCCACCCAGGCCTGCTTTTCCCTTGGCACCTCGGGGGTCACGTCCAGGAAGGCCTGTGGGGTCCCTACTCCATAGCCCTGTGTCCTTGGGAGGTCTCTCGTCAAACGAGGGGTCGTGAGTCCTAACAAAGGCAAAGCCTGACCCCAGGCGGATGCCCAACAAACTGCTGCTGCAGTCACTGCTATTGATCTTGGAAGCATCCGCCTGCCCACGTCTGAACTCTACACACGGGGCCGGCCTCTCCCTGAAGTTGTGGAAGCAGCCAGAGTGCCAGTAAGGGGTTGCCGCCCCTTCCGGGAGGCCTCAGAGGAAAGCGTTCGGTTGTGCAACCAACAGGCCTCACAGCTTTCTCCACTTTCACTTGCCAAACGGGGCTGGGAAACGGTGCCCGCTTCCCAATGGGCACCTGGAGAGTTCACCTCCGGAGGAGACGCTCAGGCCTCGGGCCTGGGCCCCCCCTGCCCCGCCTGCCCGGCAGGTGAACAGACCCAGGGGCCACGCCAGCGCCTGCGCCCACCTACCCCATGGCCGAGTAGAGCGAGCCCCAGATAGGGGCCAGGATCCAGCGGGGCGGGTGCCACGGGGGCTTCTGCAGGCTGGCGTACCAGCGGAAACCCTCTCCGCGGATGTACTGGGCACCCAGGAAGCCCCCCAGACTGGGCACCAGCGTGAAGCCCACGGCGGGCACCCAGGGCGGGGCCATTGCGGCTGCAGCTGCTGTTccagaaagttctgaaagagaagaCAGGGCTGGGGTGAGAGATGGGGAGGCtgccgggtgggggtggggcctccCCTGACGTTTCCTAAGGACCTACTGTGAGCAGATCTGCAATGGGTCTGTTACCGGCCCCTCGTCCCTCATGGACTGACCAAGCAATTGATGGAACAAGCAGGAGGTGCAGAAAAGACGTGCAAGGCTGGGGGGTGGTGGGTGCTGAGTTCACCCTACAGCCCGCGGCGCCCCAGCCCCAGAGCTCCCGGGAGCACACTTCCACCCAAACTCAGGCCGCACCCACGAGACTGCCCTGATGGGCAGGCGCCCCCAGGCACCCCTGCCCACTGCCGGCTCCACGCCGGCTCCTGCtccagctgccaggctcctctgctctcgCATCCTCACCCTTGACCTTTGGTCTCCTGGTAAATGACCCCTCCTCTCTGCCACCTGATTCAAGGCCGTTTGGGTAGCCTCCACCAAGAAGGCCACCCAGCCCTTCCTGCCCAGGCCGAGTGCTGGCCCAGGCTCTACGAGGCTGCGTCAGTCCACCCCTGCACGCAGAGCTCCGGGACTTcccattcagtcactcattcacgCGACAACTTGTATCACACAGCTTCACTCGagtccccactccccaccaacGTGCTgtgaaaagtcaaagtcactcagtagtatccgacttctctctgccaccccacggactatacagtccatggagttctccaggccagaatactggagtgggcagcctttcccttctccaggggatcttcccaacccagtgacctCCAACAAATGACGCTACATCAACATCCCGACCTAGGTCCAGCCCAGTGGGGGTATCTCTGTGTATAGGTGTTTCACCATCAGCCCACAGGTCTGCCCTGAAATCGCCTCCCCTTCCCTGTGTTCAGAGAGGGAAAGCAGcctgcctggggtcacacagcacTCTGGGGCCAGGCTCTGCCCAGGTCGAAAACCTTAAGGTTGTGGGTGAAAAGGGACAGAGTTTAAGGCTGGTGAAGGCCCCTCAGCAGCCCTGAGAGGCTGGCAGGGCTCAGGGCAGGAGTGCTGCCGACACCATCCCCGGGGCTGGAGCCCCCCAGGCAGGGGCCGAGGGGACTCAGTCTTCGGGTCTCTCCACTCCCCGTTGCCCAGCAGCCCCCAGGTCTGCGCTGAGGACCTACCGGGCGCCAGAGAGCTGAGCTCACTGGGGCCGAGAGTCCAGCCGGCTGCACGCTGGGGGCCAGTGCTGCCTGGGTGTGCCATGGGACCCCCAAACCTATCAGCACCCCTGacggggcctcagtttcctcatcacaAAATGAAGGGCCCGAGCTCCCGCTCACACACCCTGACTCCAGTTGGAGGGCCCGGTGTGTGTGTAGGAGATAAGCAGCCCCGGAGCAGGACTCGGTTCAGCACACttgctgggtgggggctgggcaccATGGTGGGTAGAGGAGAAGGGGCCCAGACCTCAGAGCAGGCACCCCAACCCGGGGTCAGAGAGAAGAGGGTGCACGAAGGACAGACAGCACTTTGTCCCAGGacatgggaggggagaggggccggAAGGCACCCGGCAGGAGGGGCAGGCAGGTGCAGAGACCAGGCTGTGCCCACCCGCAGGCAGCGGGGAGCCCTCAAGCCGCCGGGTGAAGGAAGAAGGCTGACGGGGGCAGAAGGGCAGCTGCTGGCCTGGAGCACCGCAAAGCGCCCGAGATGCAGAAGCAAGCTCAGTGCCCAGCACCGGGGACTGCAAGGGACGGGTCAACCCCCAAGTCCAGCTTGGCGGACTCTTTAATAACGTGACAACTGTCCTCAATAGTCAGTGCAGAAAGCAGAATGTAAAATAGACGACAGAATGATCCCGATTTTAGCAAAAAATAGATAACATGGATGCGCATTTTAAAGACGgacctccctggaggtccagtggttaagactctaccttccaatgcaaggggtgtgagTTCGACTTGCTGCAGGGTGTGGccaacaaagtttttttttaatgtaacaagCACGTGAAGACGTTAGCAGCCGTCATCCCCCTAAAGCGAACACCTCCTGGGAACCGCTGTGAGCCCGGCCCGAGCACCGTCCTTTCTGACCCTGCGAGGGGCCCACACCATCTTACCCGCCCTGCCCACGGACCCGAGGTGCTGAGGGCGGGGGCAGCTGCCCAGGGCACCTCCACAAGCAGGTAGCTCGGGAGACTAAAGCCCCCGCTCGCCAGCAGGACTTAAGATGCTCTgttactgttttccaaaatgtctaTAATGAGCACACTTTTAAACAGTAAGCCGCATGCCACagcttaagatcccacatgccgcgactgagacccagtgcagccaaataaataaagaaatattagaaaaaagtaaaaggaacagTCGGAGGGTGTTAGGCATCTAGCAGATTCCGGCTCTGCCATCCAGTGAGTGAGTGCTCCCTCcccgggcctcagttttctcacctgtggaATGGGGCCAGtgagccccaccccccaccccccacgatCGCTGCACAGGTGAACGGTGAGGATAAACACTGCCCAGGGCTGGCTCCTGATACGTAAACCAGCCTGTGTTTCTCCCTCACCCCCTCCCGCCCACCCCTCCGGTTTCCAGGGGCATGGAACTGTTCCTGGGGCGGGGGTGAGGATCTGATCTCACTACAGGACAAGGCCCACCTCTGCCGGGTCTAGGAGAGCTCTGGCCCAATGCCAGGGGGACGTGGAGCCCGGGGACCCGGCCACCACGGTGTCACTTCAGCAGAGCCCAGGCCACCTTAGCTGCTCTCTCGTCTACACCAGCCGGCACAACCCTGCTCAGCCTGTTTAACAGACGTGTTGAAACCACAGTCAAGTGGCAGCCCTTGGGCAACCATAACGAGCTGCGTTCAGGGCCCGAGGGCTCCCCTGGACCGTGACGTGGGCTGGGCAGGTGGGAGGGCTCCACCCCGCACTGACTCTCACACACAGACAGGCACACCGAGGCCCAGAGGCCCAGGGGCGGGCCGGGGGTCAGACCCTGAGCCGGGCCAGAGCTCAGGCCTCCTCGGGATGACCGTACACACCTTCCCCCAGGACAGTCCCAATTTATGCCCAGTTTGTCCCAAATGAATGACTCCCCCGCCAGGAGTGTCCCTGTTACAGGTGATCAAGGTTAATGCCACCGGCATAAGACACGCGTCCCAGTTCAGCGAGGTGGACGCGCTCCCTGTGGTGTTCTTGCCACAAGTGCAAACTCGGGTCCAGTCACGAGAGACTGTCACAGTCCCGACTGGAGGAACATCTGACCACacacctgccctgccctccagcaCTCTTGAAAAGGGACAGGTCACGGAAGGCAAGGAAAGACAGAAGGATGCATCACCGACTAAGGACAAATAACAGCTAAACAGAAGGTGGGATCCCGGGCAGACGGTGTCCTGGGCCAACGGATCGGATCGTGTTAGCAGGGTTACCAACAGGGTGTGAatttcctggtccaggaagggaagctgggtgaagggtGTGTGGCAACTTTGTACTACCTCTGTACTTTGTCGTAAGTCTAAAATTAgtccaaaataaacatttttaaaaagagtatccTGCTTTGGACACAAATTTTCATCACCTCCTTGTTTCTCCCTATATTCATCACAGCATCAGTCCCTAACCTCCACCCCTGGCCCCAGACGCCCCACCTGCCACCAAGGCCTCTCAGAGGCTCCTGaccatttggtttttatttcctgTTGCTTGTGATTCATTTAAACGAAAGGCATACACACACaagaaaccattttaaagtgCACAGTTTGGGGGCAAATTCATACATTCccaatgttgtgcaaccatctaTATTAAGCTCCAAAACATCTCCATCACCCCCCAAAGGCCCAGCACCCATGAGCGGTCACTCCCcagtcctcctgcccccagcccctggcaaccaccagccTGCTTCCTGtgtctatagatttgccttttccGGACATTGCACCTAGATGCAACCACGCAATTTGTGGACTGTGGGGTCTGGCTTCTCTCACCGAGCGTGTTTTTGAGGTTTATGAACATTGTGGCCTGTGTCCATACTTCTCCCCAAGGTGTCGTGGGCAGGTCTCACCTAGTCACAGCACCCAGCCAGTGCCCAGGAAATCCCCAGCGTGCCAGCTGACCGGGCTGGAGAGCCCGTCACCCTGGCCCCTTGCTGGGCAGAACAAGCAGAGGCCTAGGAAGGGGTGCTGGCTCTCCCAAGGCCGCAGTGACAGAGCCCGGCTTGAACCCCACGCTTCTGCCCACCTGTCCAGGCTGCTGTGTTTATGCACCGCTGGAACAAGGGGATTAATGGGTCTGCCCAGCCCTGGGGTCAGAAAACACATAGCTCAGATGCCCACGTGGAGACAGTCAGACAGGGAGCTTCCTGGGGCCTCATGGGGACGGCCAGGCTCTTGAATCATCCGATTAGGGGACCCACCAGGCTGAGTCACgctgggctgggcagggctgggtggggcAGCTGGCCCAGGCAGGCCTGAGAGGAAGCCACTCTGTGatggggttgttgttcagtcgctcagtcgtgtctgactctgcgaccccatggactgccgcacgccaggcctccctgtccaccaactcccggagcttgctcaaactcatgtccattgagtcagtgatgccatccaaccatctcatcctctgtcgcccccttctcctcccaccctcaatctttcccagactctcttccaatgagttagctcttcgcatcaggtggcccaggtGTTAGGGTTAGGGACCACCAGCGGTCAGGAAGGGGCTCAAGCAGAGGGGCAAAGCCACCCACCTGTCCTTTGTCTGCTTCCGTCAGAGGGTGACTCAGAGCCCGAACTTTGGGTCCGTCCCCAACTTTCTTGGTGAATTCAGGCCAAAGCTCtgctttgggcctcagtttcccctgacATCAGATGGCTaccacctgccctgcctgctTCATGGGGTCATGGGGAGGCTCAAGGGATGGGAGGGTCAGGGTCGGAGGCCATGCGTCCCTGCAGGAGAAGACCCAGCCTCATGGGTCTTCAGACCCAAGGCTGAGAAAATGTCAGCCGGTCCATCAGGCAACACTCAGAGGGTGAAAATGCTTCTGAAAGGCCCCACCCTTGAGGCCTGAAGCCACTGAATCCGAGACCAAGAAGGCCAAGCAGAGCACTCAGGCCCTGGGGTCAGGAGAAGGCGCTTGGCCTCTGGGAGCgagcagggtggggaggagcTTGGCGGAGGCCCAGGCTGGGCTCACACTGGGTCAGCATCGCTCCACCCAGCTTCACAGCAGCCACCGGGGAGGGCCCAGCCGCCTCTCAACTCGGGCCCTGAGGCCCACACCATCTCGGCCTCTGGCCTCCGTGGTGCACACCACgctccagatgagaaaaccaaagcaCGGGGCGTCCCAGAAGCTTCTAGGCCTGGGTGACCCTGAAGCCCACACCACCCCTCCAGGCCCTGATTTGGGAGCCTGCTGGCTCTGGGTCATACGGCCAGTCATGATGAGGGCTGGGCCACCTCCCCTCTGCCAGCCTCTGCCTCCAGCCTGACAAGGCCTGCCCCAGAAGCCCGCCAGGTCCAGGGATGTGGGGTGAGCCCTCaagctcctcccaccccacctcggCCACTCCACCCTCTGCCTGCACGCAAGAGGATTCTCTCAGGGCCAACAGCCTCGCTGTCTCCAGCCTCAGGGCCAGTGTCCCATCCCCCGAGAGGCATCAGGCCCCGACTGGGCCCACGGGCAGCAGTTTCAGGATCTGAGTCCTCCCAGTCCCCCTGGGGCGAGACCCGGGCTCTCCAGTCCTAGTGATGCTTCATTCCTGGGCTCTGTGTCCCCGTCTGCGAAGTGGGGGTCGAGCCGGCTCTGGAGGAGCCCTCTGCTCTCTGCGGCCAGAGAAAGCAGGGGACAGAAACCGCTGCCCAGAAACGGAGCAGAGTTCTGCCGTTTctgtgctccccacccccaggctgtcCCCTCCCAGGCCTTATCTTTCCTGCAAGCCACCACTGATGGTCCCAGGGACTTGTTTTAAGGctctccccctcttttttttttttttaatgactcacAGCTAATCCTCCTCAGAATAAGCTCTGTTCatctttttcattatgaaaatatCCAATGTAATAGGCCACACAGATCTAAAAGAGTCTGCCTCCTGCTAGAAACCCAGCCCGTGTGGGATGCGggcagtgggggctgggggtgacTAAAGGGAATCTGCTTTATGGAGAATGACTAATTTTTTTAAGACAGAGAGCATACAAAGACATTGCCGGCACAATCAAAAATAAGTCACAGGAAATACAAATGAGAGGCAGATTCAAAAATGAaattgggaaaggtcaaaagcaTAGGCAGCAGAAGTGCCCCCCaagcccccccacccctctccctggCAATCCACTGTCAGTGGCTTCTGGTTTCTACCAGATCCAGCCAGATACCATTCAGTCATGGGCGGGCGGGCAGGcacgtgtgtgtacacacatacacacacagacacactctgcAGGCAGAGAAAGTGGCCTCTGGGCTTGCACTGTGGAGGCGGCTGGGCTCTGCCATCGGACCACGAGAGCATCGGAACCCCGGCTGCCCTGCTCTGAGCCCCTGGGCCATGTGCTGGGTAAGCGCGTCAGGCCCCCCTCTGTTCAAAGTCTCCCCTGGATGCCTAGGATTCCCACTGAGCTCCCCCTGGGGGTGCTGAGCCCCTGTTTCCCTGTTCTCCAAAGAGGCTGGtcgcctcccctcccttcctccctagcttctttcccaacccagagctACCGGGCCGGGGCGGGCCCTGCCTGCTGCTGCCCCATGTGGGGTGCCCACACCTCACAGAGACACGGGGGCCCGTGGCCCTGTGCGCCAGGCACCCTGGGCCGTGCTCCTGGACCACAGCCTCCTCCCTGGACTTGACCCTCTTGGAACAGCCTCAATCCCACATACCCAGGGGAGGCTTGAGTCCTGGTCCTCCTGCCGTCCACTCCAGAGCACGTGGCCAGTACCAGGGACCATCATACTTCATCAGGCCAGCGGAGAGACTCCCAACCCAGGCCAGACCACGGGGCCTTTGCCAGGCTGCTCTGGCACTCAGCATTGTGTCTGTAGCTGGAACCCCCACTGTAAGCTGACAGGGCAGAACAATCCCCAAGGAAGAACCAGGCATGGCTCTCTTGACACAAGAGAAACCATTTTAGGACTGAGCCGTTTCGTGATCTAAGCCTGGCTGGGGTGCTTTGCCCTTGAACAGATCCCAGTAATAATCTTAAGGGAATGAAAGAACAAACAGGCAAAAGAAGTAACAACAGCAAAGATAATAAGTCAGTTGTGAAGACTCCCAGTTGTTTCAGTGGTGAAAGTTAGcctgaaacacttttttttttttttttttagctgttttGCAGAATTTCATCCCCACCCTCGCAATCCCCACTCCCAGCCAACAGATCGACTGGAACCTAAGGAACAAGAAGTTGACCTTTGCTGATCCCTTGTGATTTCAACCAACAGAAGCTTGGACATTACTGAGCTTTGTCCCAATTCTATGAATTCTCCTCCACTCAAGCCCCTTTATGAATACGCATGGATGCTTagctgcctgcaatacaagagacccaggtttgatccctgggtcaggaagatctcctggagaagggaatggctactcattccagtattcttgtctggaggattccatggacagaggagcctggcaggcaaagagtcggacgtgactgagtgactaacacacacattttgcTGTAGGAGGAGATAGTGCCTTGGGAAAGCTGCAAGATCCTCTCCTTGGTTGTTGCAAGTAAGAACTCCTTCATTCTCCCTGTCTTTGGCTTGGTTGTGCCTTTTGGCTGGGCACACACCAAGAGGCAAACCCAGTCATCAGGGAACACCACACCCCTGCCACCAGGGCTCCCAGCTCCTCTGCAGGGGGGCGGGCAGCTCACAGGCAAGTCCGGAGGGTCTCTGCCCACGCCAGGGGCTCAGGCTGCAGTTCACCTGCGCACCTGAGCACCAGACACTGGGATCTAGGCACCCGGTTCCAAGGCTCCGCAGGGCCTTCACTGGCTTTGAGCAAGTGACCTCCCCCTTCGCCTGGGTTTCCTCCCGTACAAATGGGGTGTCTCAAGTGGGTCAGGAGCACGAGGTCTCCCTGGCATTTTGTAATCCTCAAGGACCCGGCTCTGCCACTCCCGCCCTCTGCCGGCCTCAGCGGCTCAGCTAGGGAATGGGCGGGAAGCAGGGGTGCCTGGGCCCCGGTGGGGTGCAGCAGGGCGGGGTTGCCCAAGGTCCCCCTCCCGCGCCCCCCATCTCGCCAGGATCCCGCCGCGCAGAAACGCGAGCGCGGAGACCAGGACTGGGGTCcctgccgcccccgccgcccccgccgcccccgccgcccctccGGCCGATCCGGGTCAGAGGCTACCCCGTGGCCTTCCGCCGCAGTTTCCCCTCGGACCCCGCACCGGCTGGAGGGTGATGTCTGGGGTCGCTCCCTGCGGGGGACCCCCTTCCCGCCACCCCCTTGGCGCCCCGTCCCCACTCACCAGCGACGACGAGGACTCGGCTCCGGGAAGGGCAGTGCGCGGCGGGAGGTGACGGCCCTTCCCggggccggccccgccccgcccggccgGCCACGCCCGGCTTGGCTAGAAGCCCGGGCCGTGCCGCCCACAGCCCCGCGGGTCCCGGCGCTCCCGCCTCCGGCCGCCGCCTTCCCCCGGCGCGAGCGAGTCTCGCGGCCGCTGCTCCTCCCCGCGGTGGCCGCCGCGCCGCGCAGACCCAGCCGGCGCTGCAGGCAGGTCCCTTCTCTTGAGCCTCATTTTTCCCGTCTGTAAAATGGTGCGATAGAGGCCACCGATCTCAGAGAGGGGAATTGCAGTGCCTAATGGCAGAACCCTAAACAGCCTCCTCCACAGCTGCCCTGGACCCCCATCTCCGGAGGGGTACCCCAGTTCCTTTAGCAGTTGCCCCAGGACAGAAGGCAGAGTGCACTCTGAGTCTGGGCTTAGCTGCCTTGTGGCTGGCTCGCTCTGCCTCCatcccctcatctgtaaaacgggccCAGCGTGGTGGGACTGAGGAGGATGCCACGTGGTAATACCGGAGACCACAGAAGCTGGACATTCAGTGAGCATCACAGCCCAGAGGTGGCCTCCAGTTTGCCAGGGTCACTCTGATGAGACAGCATGTCCAGGTCTGGACCTTGAGCACCTCACCACTTCATCTGCTGGTGCTGCTCAATTCCTGCAGCCCCAGGCCTGTCCTGGCCCCCTTGGCGAACTTGGCCTGGCAGGGCCCCAACCACAACTGCCCACGCTGGACACTAGAGGCAGGGAAGCGGGGGACAAGGTGAACCATCCCTGCGTCCCCAGGGCTGGGGTCTGACTTTCCTAGGCCCTGGCATTTCTGCCTTCGTGGGCCTCTTCTGCCTTTGACGGTGTTGATATAAAGACAGGGATGAAAAAAGGATGACGttctcttcatctttttcttctgattttaaaagaaattacgTTTTCCTGGATCCCTCAAAGTAGCAGGGCCCAGGCCTTGCGGCTGTTGTTTCTAATGAAGTGGGTCTGGCCACGCCTCCCAGCGAGCTGCCAGCCCTGGCCCTCTTCCTGCAAGGAGGTGCCCGGTGGCTTGCCCCGGAAGCCCCGTGGGGGGAGGCATCGCAGCTTCcctcccgcccagccccgcctgcATGCAGGGCTCCAGGCCCACAGGGGAGCCTCCTAGGAGGCAGAGATGTCCACTCCCAAACCCCTGCTGCACaccagggccaggctgggagcAGAAGAAACCTACCCGGGCCCTCCTTTTTTATAAAGGAGACCCTACAGTACACAGGGCCAGTGGCTGCCCGAGGGAGTCACACGCGGGGCCAGATGAGATGTGGGTGCCCCTCCCGTGCTGGGAAGCCTCCGGTTAACTTGCGCCTCCCTCTGTCCTATCCCAGAGACCCCACCTGAGCCTGGTCTGCTGTCCTCCCTAGCTGGCCCCCAGCTCCTCTCTTGCCCCTTCCATGCCCCCCCTCCACTCTGCTCAGGATCCTCTGTGGCTCCCACTGCCTTAGGATCCAGTCCAAGCCTTTTACCTGACGCTCAAGGCCCCGACTACCTGACCCTGTCCCACCTCCATGACTGTGCACACATTTCCCCTCATCCTGGGCAACTCGACGTGTCCAAGGCTGACGGCTCCAACACAAGCAAAGCCCAGTCAGTCCAGGAAGGAGGCGTGGAAAACACCCTCCCAAACCCCAGAGAATGCTCAGAGGTGACAGGGTCACCCTGCTTGCCAGTCGGTTAGGCGCCTGCATTCTTGACCACTGTGTCGTTCGGCTTCTCAATTCCAAGTGTGATTCAGATGGAGTTATTTCCCTCTTGTTTTATCTGTGTGTTTACCTTCTTACATGAGTAATTCGTAtttaaagaaactggaaaatatagacaaaaggaaaaaaataaagtcacctgCTCTCCCATCACCCACCGTCAACACTTAGAGAGTCTTTCTGTGCCTTTCTCTAAGCATATAGGCACACGTGCCTTTGCATGGATGCCTTCAGGCGGTACAGTCACTGGttctgtaaatttgttttcttccccTTACAATAAATCAAAAACCTCTTTCTACTTCATCAAACACTTGTCTGCATTGTTTCTCTTAATTGTGAACTGtttcaaacaaacagaaacatatATCAAACAGCCCTATACTGATTCGCCTGCTGGAGAGAGTGGACATGATGGCCAGGCCAGAGGAAGACCCCTGGGAAGATGAAATTGAACTCTCTGGGGCACAGACTGGCCTCAGCCTCCCTAAGCATTGACAAGAGTCCTCGGGGGCAGCCAGAGGGCAAGGCCGGGGTGCGGCTCCCCTATCAGCGTGTAC
This genomic stretch from Cervus elaphus chromosome 22, mCerEla1.1, whole genome shotgun sequence harbors:
- the TSPO gene encoding translocator protein isoform X1, whose protein sequence is MLSARAAWQRPRGLAWVGSLSAGLMKYDGPWYWPRALEWTAGGPGLKPPLELSGTAAAAAMAPPWVPAVGFTLVPSLGGFLGAQYIRGEGFRWYASLQKPPWHPPRWILAPIWGSLYSAMGYGSYMIWKELGGFSKEAVVPLGLYAGQLALNWAWPPLFFGARQMGWAFVDLLLTGGMAAATAMAWRQVSPPAACLLYPYLAWLAFAAALNYRVWQDNQGRRSGRRLSE